The following are encoded in a window of Dehalobacter sp. 12DCB1 genomic DNA:
- a CDS encoding chemotaxis protein CheW, with product MKNIQMVVFAVGKEYYGIDIFCAQEIIRIPKNITKMPNMPSFIEGMLNLRDQVIPVVDLRKRFGLENTETENDSRLLVLKLEGMLLGNIVDDVSEVLSVGEESIESLCVEIAHLGNSCIKGICKVEDRLIMLLDVTKLKNEIFASVS from the coding sequence TTGAAAAACATTCAAATGGTAGTGTTTGCTGTGGGCAAAGAATATTACGGCATTGACATTTTTTGTGCTCAGGAAATAATAAGGATTCCCAAGAACATTACCAAAATGCCGAACATGCCTTCGTTCATAGAAGGTATGTTAAACCTCAGAGATCAGGTTATTCCCGTGGTAGACCTTAGAAAAAGATTTGGTCTTGAAAACACGGAAACAGAAAATGACAGCCGGTTACTGGTGCTTAAGCTGGAAGGAATGCTTTTAGGCAATATTGTGGATGATGTTTCCGAGGTTCTGAGTGTAGGTGAAGAGTCCATCGAAAGTTTATGCGTCGAAATCGCCCATTTAGGCAATAGCTGCATCAAAGGGATCTGTAAAGTTGAGGATCGCTTGATTATGCTTCTGGATGTCACAAAATTAAAAAACGAAATATTTGCATCTGTTAGTTAA
- a CDS encoding methyl-accepting chemotaxis protein — protein MIKFSALDSCKSLAETLGHLVPGGIMFCVTEGDTIVWRFSSDSFHLDSFEVGYHVESNGVMMNAVRNKKTVSQNVPRTVYGQRLIIVAMPIIDDTDNIFGTFSVFLPKLHPVAAAFKDFAPVLAEMFDEGSVIYMTDLTQVVYRQASRKFDISSLPVGHVIQEEDVASRTIKTKKPISEEGGAEIYGFPVLETNYPLFDEDNPDEIVASLGVIIPKKTAAHLRIISGNLEDGLSAISAAIEELAAEATSIHSNEQNLNNNIKEIIGLSEEINKVSVFIKEIADETKMLGLNAAIEAARAGESGRGFGVVAEEIRKLSEQSKSTVPRIQELTDTIKDKVNDAGDMSKSSLHASQEQAAATEQVTASIEEITAMCGELNEMAKTL, from the coding sequence ATGATTAAATTTTCGGCTTTAGATTCATGCAAATCCTTGGCAGAAACTCTAGGCCATCTGGTTCCGGGCGGAATTATGTTTTGCGTAACGGAAGGAGATACAATTGTTTGGAGATTTTCTTCAGATTCTTTTCACTTAGATTCGTTTGAGGTTGGGTATCATGTTGAGAGTAACGGCGTGATGATGAATGCAGTGCGTAATAAAAAAACAGTCTCACAAAATGTTCCCCGAACCGTCTATGGTCAACGGCTCATCATTGTCGCTATGCCAATTATTGATGATACCGACAATATTTTTGGTACATTTTCTGTTTTTCTACCGAAATTACACCCTGTGGCTGCTGCCTTTAAGGATTTTGCCCCTGTTTTGGCTGAGATGTTCGATGAAGGTTCGGTTATTTACATGACGGATTTAACTCAGGTTGTTTACCGGCAGGCTTCTCGAAAATTTGATATATCGTCTCTTCCTGTTGGCCATGTTATTCAGGAAGAAGATGTTGCTTCTCGGACCATCAAAACGAAAAAGCCTATTTCAGAAGAAGGTGGAGCAGAGATATACGGTTTCCCTGTTTTAGAAACAAATTACCCGCTCTTTGACGAAGACAATCCTGACGAAATAGTTGCTTCTCTAGGAGTCATTATCCCCAAAAAAACAGCAGCACACCTGCGCATTATTTCAGGAAATCTTGAAGACGGCTTGTCTGCAATTTCTGCAGCGATTGAAGAGCTCGCAGCGGAGGCTACGAGTATTCACTCCAACGAACAAAATCTGAACAACAATATTAAGGAAATTATCGGCCTTTCTGAAGAAATTAATAAGGTTTCTGTCTTCATAAAAGAAATAGCGGACGAGACAAAAATGCTTGGTCTGAACGCAGCAATTGAGGCTGCCCGAGCCGGGGAATCAGGCAGAGGATTTGGTGTTGTGGCGGAAGAAATAAGAAAGCTTTCAGAACAATCTAAGAGCACTGTTCCCCGGATCCAGGAATTAACGGATACCATCAAAGACAAAGTGAATGATGCTGGAGATATGAGTAAAAGTTCATTGCATGCCAGCCAGGAACAGGCTGCAGCAACAGAACAAGTCACAGCCAGTATTGAGGAAATTACCGCAATGTGCGGAGAATTAAATGAGATGGCAAAGACTTTATAA
- the larC gene encoding nickel pincer cofactor biosynthesis protein LarC — protein MKVIYYDCFSGISGDMNLGAMLDLGIPKDHLLAELAKLQINEQYTMNIRSESKHGIEGTRVEITVEDPVNHHSIQQARALADITKMIRESDLSAAVKDRSIRTFSILADAEARVHGIKADQVHFHEVGAVDAILDIVGSAVCLEYLQADRIVASSVELGGGFVRCEHGLLPVPAPAVTELLQGVPVKTGIVPFETTTPTGAAILAANVQEYTDNADIIIHRIGYGIGRQDLEIPNILRVYLGERAEKTAPGFRQQERQWMLETNIDDMNPEFYEYIEEKMVAAGALDVFKTPVIMKKGRPGSKLSALVNKEAISAVREVILRETSAIGLRSYPVEKTMLRRENMLVQTRYGPVNVKCSYLDAERIKSKPEYEDCKRLAREHDLPLSEIYAEVYRLLSKGNRSGALDQERKN, from the coding sequence ATGAAAGTTATCTATTACGACTGTTTCAGCGGCATAAGTGGAGATATGAATCTCGGAGCGATGCTCGATCTTGGCATCCCAAAGGATCATCTACTCGCTGAGCTGGCTAAACTTCAAATCAATGAGCAATATACAATGAACATCCGTTCTGAAAGCAAGCATGGAATTGAAGGCACACGCGTAGAGATAACGGTTGAAGATCCCGTGAACCACCATTCCATCCAGCAGGCGAGAGCGTTGGCTGATATCACTAAAATGATCAGGGAAAGTGATTTGTCAGCAGCTGTGAAAGACAGAAGCATCCGGACATTTTCCATTCTGGCGGATGCGGAAGCAAGGGTTCATGGAATAAAGGCCGATCAGGTCCATTTTCATGAGGTCGGGGCTGTGGATGCGATTCTCGATATTGTCGGGTCGGCTGTTTGTCTGGAATATTTGCAAGCTGACAGGATCGTTGCTTCCAGTGTGGAACTTGGTGGTGGATTTGTGCGCTGTGAACACGGCCTGCTTCCGGTTCCTGCACCAGCCGTAACAGAGCTGCTCCAGGGTGTCCCGGTAAAGACCGGAATCGTGCCTTTTGAGACAACGACGCCTACAGGAGCGGCTATTCTGGCTGCGAATGTTCAAGAATATACAGACAATGCGGATATAATCATTCACCGGATCGGTTATGGGATTGGCCGGCAGGATTTGGAAATACCCAATATTCTACGGGTATATCTTGGGGAGAGAGCGGAAAAGACTGCTCCCGGATTCAGACAGCAGGAAAGACAGTGGATGCTGGAAACGAATATTGATGATATGAATCCGGAATTCTATGAATATATTGAAGAAAAGATGGTTGCTGCCGGAGCCCTGGACGTCTTTAAAACCCCGGTGATCATGAAGAAGGGGCGACCGGGGTCAAAATTAAGCGCTTTAGTCAATAAGGAAGCGATTTCAGCTGTCAGGGAAGTTATTTTGCGGGAAACATCGGCGATTGGCTTACGCAGCTATCCAGTTGAAAAAACGATGCTCCGCCGGGAGAATATGCTGGTGCAGACTAGGTACGGTCCGGTCAATGTAAAATGTTCTTATTTGGATGCGGAAAGAATCAAATCAAAACCTGAATATGAAGACTGTAAAAGACTTGCCAGGGAGCATGACCTTCCCTTAAGCGAAATCTATGCCGAAGTTTACAGGCTGCTATCCAAAGGCAATCGATCCGGAGCTTTAGATCAAGAGAGGAAGAACTGA